The following coding sequences lie in one Yoonia sp. G8-12 genomic window:
- a CDS encoding division/cell wall cluster transcriptional repressor MraZ, producing MVLSFTGTHTQKVDGKGRMSIPADFRRVLEAGDPEWTPGLFPRMYLLYGDHLKNNLQGYTVDEFNALAAQIKALPRGSARKHKLSLLILGQSIKLDIDKDGRTVMPLKQREKLGLSEGEMTFVGLGDYFEIWKADVFGKVSETVTGWLDEQGDEFDPLILLDE from the coding sequence GTGGTTCTGAGTTTTACAGGTACACACACCCAAAAGGTGGACGGAAAAGGGCGCATGTCGATCCCTGCCGATTTCCGTCGTGTACTTGAAGCTGGCGATCCTGAATGGACCCCGGGCCTTTTTCCCCGCATGTATCTGCTTTACGGCGATCACCTGAAAAACAACCTGCAGGGCTATACCGTTGATGAATTCAACGCGCTGGCCGCCCAGATCAAAGCCTTGCCGCGCGGGTCTGCGCGCAAGCACAAACTGTCACTTCTGATCTTGGGCCAGTCGATCAAGCTGGACATTGATAAAGACGGACGCACCGTTATGCCGCTCAAGCAACGCGAAAAGCTGGGCCTTTCGGAAGGCGAGATGACGTTCGTTGGTCTTGGCGATTACTTCGAGATCTGGAAAGCGGATGTCTTTGGCAAGGTGAGCGAGACTGTCACCGGATGGCTGGACGAGCAGGGGGATGAGTTTGACCCGCTCATCCTATTGGATGAGTGA
- a CDS encoding peptidoglycan D,D-transpeptidase FtsI family protein, with protein sequence MSRTPLRPLARILKARARGENPDAIEAENRARRHEAMADKQRQRAEGRLLVLGLAFFCAFGVIGMRMGTLASSVPEEPRASAVGNPIIGQRSDIVDRNGRILATNLQTHSLYAHPRDMIDPANAAKKLAEIFPELDEAELLKDFQGERRFLWIRRQISPEQMQAVHDIGSPGLLFGPREMRLYPNGPVAAHILGGASYGREGVASAEVIGVAGVERQFDSYLRDPANEGAPLQLSLDLTVQAAAEQVLAGGMSIMNAKGAASVLMDIHTGEIVSMVSLPDFDPNNRPRVLTTGDQSDSPLFNRAVQGVYELGSVFKIFTTAQAMDLGLVNANTMIDTQGPLTWGRFRIRDFHDYGPELSTTDVIVESSNIGTARIAMQIGAERQRAFLGSLGFLEPTPLEMVEAPTGRPLLPPNWSEISTMTISYGHGLSSSPVHLAAGYASLLNGGTRVTPTLLRQTTTEQGPRVVSEAVSAASRSMLRQVVSRGTASFGDVPGYEVGGKTGTADKPRAAGGGYYDDKVISTFASIFPANDPQYVLIVTLDEPSENSGAEPRRTAGWTAVPIAAEMIRRTAPLLGLRPQVDRPQQVGVTLTSN encoded by the coding sequence GTGAGCCGTACACCCCTTCGCCCATTGGCCCGTATCCTCAAAGCGCGTGCGCGGGGCGAAAACCCCGACGCGATTGAAGCCGAAAACCGCGCGCGCCGACATGAAGCGATGGCCGACAAGCAACGCCAGCGCGCCGAAGGGCGCCTTCTGGTGCTGGGTCTGGCATTTTTCTGTGCCTTTGGCGTGATCGGGATGCGCATGGGTACGCTTGCGTCGTCGGTTCCCGAAGAGCCGCGCGCCTCGGCGGTTGGCAATCCGATCATCGGGCAACGGTCTGATATTGTAGACAGGAACGGGCGTATTCTGGCGACAAACCTGCAAACACATTCGCTCTATGCGCATCCGCGCGATATGATTGATCCGGCCAACGCTGCCAAGAAACTGGCCGAGATTTTCCCGGAGCTGGATGAAGCAGAGCTGTTGAAGGATTTCCAAGGGGAGCGTCGTTTCCTGTGGATCCGGCGTCAGATCAGCCCTGAACAGATGCAGGCAGTGCATGATATTGGTTCACCGGGTCTTCTCTTTGGCCCGCGCGAAATGCGCCTTTATCCCAACGGTCCTGTTGCTGCACATATTCTGGGCGGTGCCAGCTATGGCCGTGAAGGTGTGGCCAGCGCCGAAGTCATCGGTGTGGCCGGAGTCGAGCGGCAATTTGACAGCTATTTGCGCGATCCGGCGAATGAGGGTGCACCACTGCAATTGTCGCTTGATTTGACGGTGCAGGCAGCCGCCGAGCAGGTATTGGCCGGTGGCATGTCGATCATGAATGCCAAAGGGGCCGCTTCGGTGTTGATGGATATTCACACCGGCGAGATTGTTTCGATGGTCTCATTGCCCGATTTTGACCCCAACAACCGCCCGCGTGTCCTGACGACGGGCGATCAATCGGATAGCCCGCTGTTTAACCGTGCGGTGCAGGGCGTTTATGAACTCGGGTCGGTGTTCAAGATTTTCACGACCGCACAGGCGATGGACCTTGGCCTCGTGAACGCCAACACGATGATCGACACGCAAGGCCCGCTGACATGGGGCCGGTTCCGTATTCGGGATTTCCACGATTATGGCCCAGAACTCAGCACCACAGATGTGATCGTCGAAAGCTCCAACATCGGCACTGCGCGCATCGCGATGCAGATCGGCGCAGAGCGTCAGCGCGCTTTCCTGGGGTCTCTTGGTTTTCTGGAACCAACGCCGCTCGAAATGGTCGAGGCTCCGACTGGCAGGCCGCTGCTGCCGCCAAACTGGTCCGAGATTTCCACGATGACCATTTCCTATGGCCACGGTCTTTCTTCTTCGCCGGTCCATTTGGCGGCGGGCTATGCGTCGCTTTTGAATGGCGGTACGCGGGTGACGCCCACATTGCTACGCCAGACCACGACGGAACAAGGACCGCGCGTGGTGTCTGAGGCCGTCAGTGCGGCGTCGCGCAGCATGCTGCGACAGGTGGTTTCACGCGGCACCGCTTCCTTTGGTGACGTGCCGGGCTATGAGGTTGGCGGTAAGACGGGCACGGCAGACAAACCACGGGCTGCGGGTGGCGGATACTATGATGACAAGGTGATTTCGACCTTTGCGTCGATCTTTCCCGCCAATGATCCGCAATACGTGCTGATTGTGACGCTTGACGAACCATCCGAGAATTCGGGCGCAGAGCCGCGCCGGACTGCGGGTTGGACGGCTGTGCCGATTGCGGCAGAAATGATCCGCCGGACAGCGCCACTATTGGGGCTGCGACCACAAGTGGACAGGCCTCAGCAGGTCGGTGTAACACTGACCTCAAATTGA
- a CDS encoding Mrp/NBP35 family ATP-binding protein → MAVTRDEILDALSRLTLPGGDDLVSRDMVRALTIEGGVVRFVVEAADPAEAAKMDGVRRAAEDIVRRLPGVETASVILTAHGPAPKPSAPPSLKVGRHPTPQAGPAKVSGVDRILAIGSGKGGVGKSTVSSNLAVALAREGRRVGLLDADIYGPSQPRMMGVNKRPGSPDGKTIIPLQAHGVTVMSIGLMMEEGKAVVWRGPMLMGALQQMLGQVQWGELDVLIVDLPPGTGDVQLTLCQKTELTGAVVVSTPQDVALIDARKALDMFNNLGTPVLGLIENMSTFHCPNCGHEAQIFGHGGVAAEAERIGVPLLGTLPIDLETRLAGDSGTPIAAGEGPMADAYRELARRFIAGGMA, encoded by the coding sequence ATGGCTGTGACACGCGATGAAATTTTGGACGCTCTGTCCCGACTCACTTTGCCGGGTGGAGATGATCTTGTGTCGCGCGACATGGTTCGCGCTCTAACGATTGAGGGCGGCGTGGTTCGTTTTGTTGTTGAGGCCGCTGATCCGGCTGAAGCGGCCAAGATGGACGGTGTGCGGCGTGCGGCCGAGGATATCGTGCGCCGCCTGCCCGGGGTTGAAACGGCTTCTGTCATTCTGACTGCGCATGGGCCTGCGCCAAAACCGTCTGCGCCACCCTCGCTGAAGGTCGGGCGCCATCCGACACCGCAGGCGGGGCCTGCAAAAGTTTCGGGCGTGGATCGCATTCTGGCGATTGGATCGGGCAAAGGTGGTGTCGGCAAATCGACCGTTTCGTCAAATCTGGCGGTAGCATTGGCACGCGAAGGCCGCCGCGTGGGTCTGCTGGATGCCGATATTTACGGGCCCTCGCAGCCCCGCATGATGGGCGTGAACAAACGCCCCGGCAGCCCCGATGGCAAAACCATCATTCCGTTGCAGGCGCATGGTGTGACCGTGATGTCGATCGGCCTGATGATGGAAGAGGGCAAAGCCGTGGTCTGGCGCGGGCCGATGTTGATGGGCGCGTTGCAGCAAATGCTGGGGCAGGTGCAATGGGGCGAGTTGGATGTGCTGATCGTCGATTTGCCGCCTGGCACCGGCGATGTGCAGTTGACGCTATGTCAAAAGACCGAATTGACCGGCGCTGTTGTTGTCAGCACACCGCAGGATGTGGCGCTGATTGATGCGCGCAAGGCGCTTGATATGTTCAACAACCTCGGCACGCCTGTTCTGGGCTTGATCGAGAATATGTCGACGTTCCACTGCCCGAACTGCGGGCACGAAGCCCAGATCTTCGGGCATGGCGGTGTCGCCGCCGAGGCCGAGCGGATCGGCGTGCCGCTCTTGGGGACTTTGCCGATTGATCTTGAGACACGACTGGCCGGTGATAGTGGCACACCGATTGCGGCGGGCGAGGGTCCGATGGCAGATGCATACCGGGAATTGGCGCGACGGTTTATCGCAGGCGGCATGGCCTGA
- a CDS encoding UDP-N-acetylmuramoyl-L-alanyl-D-glutamate--2,6-diaminopimelate ligase, whose translation MKSLAQLGLTARGGAEAQITGLAVDSREVKPGYLFAALPGARVHGGEFIQYALRMKAGAILTDAKGAEIAAKELAASDAALIVAQDPRQALAQTASLWFGAHPATVVAVTGTNGKTSVTTFCRQIWEELDLPGVNLGTTGVEGAWNYPLKHTTPEPITLHRVLAEAAQNGITHVAMEASSHGLDQRRLDGVILAAAGFSNFSQDHLDYHETFEAYFAAKMGLFERVLSDDGVAVINLDDPKGSEVAAICTARGQEIIGVGRHTDARLRLTGQRFDATGQDLLFEWQGRARQTRLDLIGGFQAENVLLAAALVTAAGADPVDVFDTLQYLTTVRGRMELAATRASGAAVFVDYAHTPDAVQTALKAMRPHVMGRIIVIVGAGGDRDAGKRPLMGAAAAQNADIVIVTDDNPRSEDPAAIRAAVMAGALGAGGTDSITEVGDRAEAILRGIDMLGAGDALLIAGKGHETGQTVGDTVLPFDDVEQASVAVAALEGWL comes from the coding sequence ATGAAATCACTGGCGCAACTTGGGCTGACAGCACGCGGCGGCGCTGAGGCGCAAATCACGGGGCTGGCCGTTGATAGCCGCGAGGTGAAGCCGGGATATTTGTTTGCGGCCCTGCCGGGTGCCCGTGTTCATGGCGGCGAATTTATCCAGTATGCGTTGCGGATGAAGGCCGGTGCGATCCTGACCGATGCAAAAGGCGCTGAAATCGCGGCGAAAGAACTGGCCGCATCGGATGCCGCTTTGATCGTGGCACAAGACCCGCGTCAGGCATTGGCGCAAACGGCGTCGCTTTGGTTCGGCGCACATCCCGCAACCGTCGTGGCGGTCACCGGTACCAATGGCAAGACATCTGTCACCACCTTTTGTCGTCAAATCTGGGAAGAACTGGATCTGCCAGGCGTGAACCTTGGCACCACCGGTGTTGAGGGCGCGTGGAACTACCCGCTCAAACACACCACGCCTGAACCCATCACGCTGCACCGCGTTCTGGCCGAAGCTGCGCAAAACGGGATCACCCATGTCGCGATGGAGGCATCCTCGCACGGGTTGGATCAACGCAGGCTGGATGGGGTGATTTTGGCCGCCGCCGGCTTTTCGAATTTCAGTCAGGATCATCTGGATTATCACGAAACGTTTGAGGCCTATTTTGCGGCCAAGATGGGCCTTTTTGAGCGCGTGCTGTCCGATGACGGGGTCGCGGTGATCAATCTGGACGATCCCAAGGGGTCTGAGGTCGCGGCGATCTGTACTGCCCGCGGGCAAGAAATAATTGGCGTTGGTCGCCACACGGATGCGCGCTTGCGCCTGACCGGACAGCGCTTTGATGCCACAGGGCAGGATCTCTTGTTTGAATGGCAGGGCCGCGCGCGCCAGACGCGGCTGGACCTGATCGGCGGTTTTCAGGCCGAGAATGTCTTGCTGGCGGCTGCTTTGGTCACCGCGGCCGGTGCCGATCCGGTGGATGTATTCGATACCCTGCAATACCTGACAACCGTGCGTGGCCGGATGGAGCTTGCGGCGACGCGCGCAAGCGGCGCGGCTGTGTTTGTGGATTATGCCCATACACCTGATGCTGTTCAAACTGCGCTGAAGGCGATGCGCCCGCATGTGATGGGCCGGATTATCGTGATTGTCGGCGCTGGTGGTGATCGTGATGCGGGCAAGCGCCCTTTGATGGGGGCCGCTGCGGCGCAAAACGCGGATATTGTGATTGTCACCGATGATAACCCCCGTTCCGAAGACCCCGCTGCGATCCGCGCCGCCGTGATGGCAGGTGCTCTAGGCGCAGGCGGCACTGACAGCATTACCGAGGTGGGCGACCGCGCCGAGGCGATCTTGCGCGGCATTGATATGCTGGGCGCAGGCGATGCTTTGCTGATTGCGGGCAAGGGGCACGAGACCGGCCAGACCGTGGGGGACACCGTGCTGCCCTTTGATGATGTCGAACAGGCCAGCGTCGCTGTCGCAGCCCTTGAGGGCTGGTTATGA
- the rsmH gene encoding 16S rRNA (cytosine(1402)-N(4))-methyltransferase RsmH, producing MSAAEKSPHIPVLIRPLIAAVSPVSGVWLDGTFGNGGYTRALLAAGAEKVIGVDRDPLAFEMAADWVAAYGDRIETVAGVFSKLDEYGSDLDGVVLDLGVSSMQLDLAERGFSFMRDGPLDMRMSQDGPSAADLCNDADEAELADIIYLYGEERASRRIAKAIVAARPLTTTLQLAKIVEGCLPRAKPGQSHPATRTFQALRIAVNNEYGELAEGLMAAERALKPGGQLAVVTFHSVEDRMVKRFLQARSGNTANANRYAPETAQVTPAWRIEKRKAIGPDDEELAENPRSRSAKLRVAIRTDAPAQAIDPALLGMPMKKKKGGGKCVVYFMF from the coding sequence ATGTCTGCTGCTGAAAAATCACCTCATATCCCCGTTCTGATTAGACCGCTCATTGCAGCGGTCTCGCCTGTTTCTGGGGTGTGGTTGGATGGCACCTTTGGGAATGGCGGCTATACCCGCGCATTGCTGGCAGCTGGCGCGGAAAAGGTGATTGGTGTGGACCGTGATCCGTTGGCCTTTGAGATGGCGGCAGATTGGGTCGCCGCGTATGGCGACCGGATTGAAACTGTCGCGGGCGTCTTTTCGAAGCTTGATGAATATGGCTCCGATCTGGACGGTGTGGTGCTCGATCTCGGGGTTAGCTCAATGCAGCTTGATCTGGCCGAGCGGGGCTTTTCCTTTATGCGCGACGGGCCGCTTGATATGCGGATGTCGCAGGATGGGCCGTCAGCCGCCGATCTGTGCAATGATGCGGACGAGGCCGAGTTGGCCGACATCATCTATCTTTACGGCGAAGAACGTGCATCGCGGCGGATCGCCAAGGCGATTGTTGCGGCGCGTCCGCTGACAACGACGCTGCAACTGGCCAAGATTGTCGAAGGATGTTTGCCGCGTGCCAAACCGGGTCAATCACATCCCGCGACGCGGACGTTTCAGGCCTTGCGCATTGCGGTGAACAATGAATATGGCGAACTGGCCGAGGGGCTGATGGCCGCCGAGCGCGCGCTGAAACCCGGTGGGCAACTGGCCGTTGTGACCTTTCATTCCGTCGAGGACCGCATGGTCAAACGGTTCTTGCAGGCCCGTTCCGGCAATACCGCAAATGCGAACCGCTATGCGCCGGAGACTGCGCAAGTCACGCCTGCTTGGCGGATCGAGAAACGCAAGGCGATTGGGCCGGATGATGAGGAACTGGCCGAAAACCCACGGTCACGTTCAGCAAAACTGCGGGTTGCGATCCGCACCGATGCACCTGCGCAAGCGATTGATCCCGCACTCTTGGGGATGCCGATGAAAAAGAAGAAGGGGGGCGGTAAGTGCGTGGTTTATTTTATGTTCTGA
- the ftsL gene encoding cell division protein FtsL, which produces MRGLFYVLTALAVMGFAFWAYQENYKTQAAIAEVRGLHGEIGAAHERISMLRAEWAYLNRPDRLADLADLNFDRLGLLPLMPDAFGAVDQIIYPLPPILPITNPIELSYDQLKAMENDL; this is translated from the coding sequence GTGCGTGGTTTATTTTATGTTCTGACTGCTTTGGCCGTCATGGGGTTCGCGTTCTGGGCCTATCAAGAGAATTACAAGACCCAAGCGGCCATCGCCGAAGTGCGCGGCCTGCATGGGGAAATCGGTGCGGCCCATGAACGTATCAGCATGTTGCGCGCCGAATGGGCCTATCTGAACCGCCCTGACCGTCTGGCCGATCTTGCAGACCTGAACTTTGATCGCCTTGGCCTGTTGCCGCTGATGCCCGATGCCTTTGGCGCGGTCGATCAGATTATCTATCCGCTCCCGCCAATTCTGCCGATCACAAACCCGATCGAGCTGTCCTATGACCAATTGAAAGCGATGGAGAACGACCTGTGA
- a CDS encoding LysE family translocator, whose product MTYEILIALIGFAFASSVTPGPNNLMLMASGANYGLRRTVPHMLGISIGHAFMVAMVGIVLLQIFATYPVLNIALKVLSAAYMLWLAWKIANAVPPEAKKVTGKPFTFLQAAAFQWVNPKAWFMAITAISAYAPQDRGLIIGSVMVAVVFAAVNLPSVTVWAWMGVQVRRWLGTARRLRVFNVTMAVLLVVSLYPMLTH is encoded by the coding sequence ATGACCTATGAAATCCTTATCGCATTGATCGGCTTCGCTTTTGCGAGCTCTGTCACACCCGGGCCCAACAACCTGATGCTCATGGCTTCGGGGGCGAACTATGGTTTGCGCCGGACGGTGCCGCATATGCTAGGCATTTCCATCGGCCATGCCTTTATGGTGGCGATGGTCGGCATTGTGTTGCTACAGATATTTGCCACCTACCCCGTCCTGAATATCGCACTCAAAGTCCTGAGCGCGGCCTATATGCTTTGGCTCGCGTGGAAAATCGCCAATGCTGTGCCGCCCGAGGCAAAAAAGGTCACGGGCAAGCCGTTCACCTTTTTACAGGCCGCAGCGTTCCAATGGGTCAATCCCAAAGCGTGGTTCATGGCAATCACTGCGATCAGCGCCTATGCCCCGCAGGATCGGGGCCTGATCATCGGGTCTGTGATGGTTGCCGTAGTCTTTGCCGCTGTGAATCTGCCGTCCGTCACGGTCTGGGCGTGGATGGGGGTACAGGTTCGTCGCTGGTTGGGCACCGCGCGGCGATTGCGGGTCTTCAACGTGACGATGGCGGTTTTATTGGTGGTGTCGCTCTATCCTATGCTGACGCACTAA
- a CDS encoding DUF1127 domain-containing protein has translation MTVHTETFFAGTSLSERFASFRAQLADKAAKRRVYHQTLSELESLSNRDLADLGMSRSMIQSVAYEAAYAE, from the coding sequence ATGACCGTACATACCGAAACATTTTTTGCTGGCACGTCCTTGAGTGAGCGTTTTGCATCATTCCGCGCCCAGCTTGCAGACAAAGCCGCCAAGCGTCGCGTTTACCACCAGACGCTGAGCGAATTGGAAAGCCTGTCAAACCGCGACCTGGCCGATCTGGGCATGTCACGCAGCATGATCCAATCCGTCGCCTACGAGGCAGCATACGCAGAGTAA
- a CDS encoding GNAT family N-acetyltransferase gives MIRKADAADFDRIWPILRDVFRAGDTYAVDPDIGKDDALAYWTGGAGCYVAEDDTGIIGTYYIKTNQPGGGAHICNCGYIVAPAARGQGLAAQMCVHSQEQARALGYHAMQFNFVLASNVGAVGLWHRLGFATVGTIPDAFAHPLQGMVDAYVMHKRLIGAGRR, from the coding sequence ATGATCCGCAAGGCTGACGCCGCGGATTTTGACCGGATCTGGCCAATCCTGCGCGATGTATTTCGCGCCGGTGATACCTATGCGGTTGATCCCGACATCGGCAAGGACGATGCTCTTGCCTATTGGACGGGCGGTGCGGGCTGTTATGTCGCAGAAGACGACACAGGCATTATTGGCACCTACTATATAAAGACCAATCAACCCGGTGGTGGCGCGCATATCTGCAACTGCGGATATATCGTGGCCCCTGCCGCACGGGGGCAGGGTTTGGCCGCGCAGATGTGCGTGCATAGTCAAGAACAGGCGCGGGCGTTAGGGTACCATGCGATGCAATTCAATTTTGTGCTTGCCAGCAACGTAGGTGCGGTCGGGCTCTGGCACAGGCTTGGTTTTGCAACTGTCGGGACGATCCCTGATGCCTTTGCGCATCCCTTGCAGGGCATGGTCGATGCATATGTGATGCATAAACGCCTGATCGGCGCGGGGCGTAGATAG
- the ureG gene encoding urease accessory protein UreG, with product MTRMNGPLRVGIGGPVGAGKTTLTAALARALHPTYSIGVITNDIYTQEDAEALMRMQILPQDRVIGVETGGCPHTAIREDASINLAAVAEMQNRHATLDLVLIESGGDNLSATFSPELADLTIYVIDVAAGEEIPRKGGPAITRSDLLVINKTDLAPHVGASLEVMERDSKRMRGDGPFVFCALRHGTGVDAVVDFIKQAGGLSASA from the coding sequence ATGACCCGAATGAATGGACCGCTTCGCGTTGGCATCGGTGGCCCCGTTGGTGCAGGCAAGACAACGCTGACGGCGGCATTGGCGCGTGCGCTCCATCCGACCTATTCGATCGGTGTAATCACCAACGATATCTACACCCAAGAAGACGCCGAAGCGCTCATGCGGATGCAAATCTTGCCGCAGGACCGTGTGATTGGCGTTGAAACCGGCGGGTGCCCGCATACGGCCATCCGCGAAGATGCTTCGATCAATCTGGCGGCTGTGGCCGAGATGCAAAACCGCCATGCCACGCTTGATCTGGTGTTGATCGAAAGCGGCGGCGATAACCTGTCCGCCACGTTCAGCCCCGAATTGGCCGATCTTACGATCTATGTCATCGACGTCGCCGCAGGCGAGGAAATTCCCCGCAAAGGTGGTCCGGCGATCACGCGGTCCGATCTGCTGGTCATCAACAAAACCGACCTCGCCCCGCATGTAGGCGCCTCGCTTGAGGTGATGGAACGCGACAGCAAGCGGATGCGCGGGGATGGGCCGTTTGTGTTTTGCGCCCTGCGCCACGGGACAGGGGTTGATGCCGTTGTGGATTTCATCAAACAGGCGGGCGGGCTTAGTGCGTCAGCATAG
- a CDS encoding Lrp/AsnC family transcriptional regulator: MTKIDPINTKILRALSLDGRISNLQLAEQVGLSPSACLRRVQELERAGVIKGYRARLDPVQTGRAYVVYVAVGLAEHTKAAQATFEQAMLRADEVTECHNVAGAFEYMLRVEVADLPEYKAFHTDTLGTVPHVRSITSYMVMGTSKDVRG, from the coding sequence ATGACGAAGATTGATCCAATAAACACAAAGATATTGCGCGCACTATCTCTGGATGGCCGCATCAGCAATCTGCAATTGGCCGAACAGGTCGGCCTGTCGCCCTCTGCCTGCCTGCGGCGGGTGCAAGAGCTTGAACGCGCAGGTGTAATCAAAGGCTATCGCGCGCGGCTTGATCCTGTGCAAACCGGACGCGCCTATGTGGTTTATGTCGCCGTTGGATTGGCCGAACATACCAAGGCGGCGCAGGCCACGTTTGAACAAGCCATGCTGCGCGCCGATGAGGTGACAGAGTGTCACAACGTGGCTGGTGCTTTTGAATACATGCTGCGGGTCGAGGTTGCGGACCTGCCCGAATACAAGGCGTTCCACACCGATACGCTGGGCACCGTGCCGCATGTGCGGTCGATCACCAGTTATATGGTCATGGGAACGTCCAAGGATGTGCGAGGGTAA
- a CDS encoding urease accessory protein UreE, with translation MQQLPIAQIIHRAGQWSVPAAQCELDYAARFLRRKRLTTTTGEPFLIDLAQTTSLDHGDALELNDGRLIEICAAQEALYRVTATDLTRVAWHVGNRHTPCQIAADHLVIQADPVIGHMLEHIGATVTPITAAFTPEGGAYGHGRTHSHEHVATAHDH, from the coding sequence ATGCAACAGCTTCCTATTGCCCAAATCATTCACCGCGCAGGCCAGTGGTCAGTCCCTGCCGCGCAGTGCGAACTTGACTATGCCGCGCGGTTCCTGCGCCGCAAGCGGTTGACGACCACAACGGGAGAGCCATTTTTGATTGATCTGGCCCAAACCACGTCACTCGATCACGGCGATGCGCTGGAACTGAATGACGGACGGCTGATCGAGATTTGCGCCGCCCAAGAGGCGCTTTACCGCGTCACGGCAACGGACCTAACGCGCGTCGCGTGGCATGTGGGCAACCGGCATACGCCGTGCCAGATTGCGGCGGATCATCTGGTCATTCAGGCCGATCCGGTGATTGGTCATATGCTCGAACATATTGGTGCGACGGTCACACCGATCACGGCGGCGTTTACCCCCGAAGGTGGCGCATACGGTCACGGGCGCACGCATAGCCACGAACATGTCGCCACCGCCCATGACCACTGA